The Gossypium hirsutum isolate 1008001.06 chromosome A13, Gossypium_hirsutum_v2.1, whole genome shotgun sequence nucleotide sequence TTTTGTGTCGGTATGTACCTAGGGCGTCTAATTGTTAACTATTTTGTGGATTGACtgtaaataagattataagttCATATTTGTTGGTTATATATATGAGTATGTGTTATATTAAGGCTataatttgacatgttttaaaTTATTGCATAAATGAACATGATAAAGGCAAAAttaggttgaatttggtatctttacaaatttgatttgaatgatgtttaaattaatatgttttgataatatgattgtggtacctatgagggtacattggttagacatctaggttgattattttgacatgttttgaagatatttgattttgttttaaattggTTGAACAATTGATTTTGAGTTGTTTGGTATTCATGATTGCAGGGAATGataaacttgatgtttaaggttcattttgagtccacacggccagacacacggacgtgtgactggACTGTGTAAGACACACAACTAACACATGGGCGTATgatttggccatgtgtcccctgcaattttaaaatttcaaaacagaatgctcaagtattttcacacgggcagagacatgggtgtgtgacacacggcctagcatatgggcgtgtgacttggccgtgtgacccctgcaccttaatattgcaagttagtatgctcacacggtctagcacacgggcgtgtggcttggccgtgtgactcaagtcagtaaGCACCTAAATTTGGACACGGTTGTGTGCCCCTATTTCTAATgttcacatggcctgagacacagtcatgtctcttgaccgtgtgagccacacgacctggtcacacgggcgtatgtccccaatttcattgaaaattttttatgttttccgaaaaattttctgagtaccTAGTTTAGTtccgatttgtttctaacatatattttgggcctcgagggctcatataagggacaatatgattgatttatgaaatgtacgttaaataatatgtaatgtcTGTTTTTTATCTgaaaagtctggtaatgctctgtaacatTGTCCGGTGATGGATaaaggttagaggtgttacaagtaATGATGACATTCTATCATTAATTGGTATTGTATAAAGATcataaactattattatattaaatattaatgttcaaattttattattagtcaCTATACTACGAATAAGTTATAGATTTACTCcttgtactttaatttaattatttttaatttttatattttttgaattttgaaatttcaatcatgatcaaatgatagtcattaaatattgatataatgataaatttaatccttaacatttatacttttttatcaatttggtctttattttttttaagcttAATTTGACCCTTAACATTTTAAAAAGAGTTGAGTTTGACAATTAACCTTAAAGAGTTGAATTGctatattttagcaaaaatactgactaaaatgttaaaattttaaaatggtagcCTGTATGACAATCCACATGTATTTCttgctattatttttattttatattttaaatttattcgtGACataacatataagacaaatagtgaCATGTCAGCATGAGGTACATATGATTTGTCATGCGGGTTGCCACATCAACattgttaaataaattaatgttttagtaatcatttctattaaaacaacaatttgacTTTTCTTTGAAAGTTAATAgtcaaatttagctcaaaaaaaTAACAATGGCCGAACTAACAAAAAGAGTGAATGTTGAGAGCTACACTTGTCATTATGGcttaaattttaccaatttcaaaattttatataatagaCTTATTATGACATATGCAATATTATATCAacttaaaatataagaaaaacaaaatcaaaattaaaaaatatttaaaatttcagttattttaaaaatcgttaaaattaattgaattgagttatttttAGAAAAGAATCgattgtattaaaaaaaagatttacaaaatttcaaataataaaattaatgataATGGCATCAAAAGATGAGGTATGATGATCAGCTGTCCTACAAGATTTGATAATGGCATCAAAAGATGTTTACAAAATGATTTTACATGTAGGAGGAAAGTGATAGTTGATCAATGATCCTTAAAGCtttttgggttttaaaaattaaacaaacaaacaaaagttactttaaagattatatatattGCTTACTTTCCTTCATCACTAGCAGCAGTGGCTGAAACATAATAAGCAACAGAAAACAGCCCATGTACGAAACACAAAATTCCTCCAATCGAAAGGAAATGGTGGTGCGTCAACCCACACGAACCCTTGGATTTGTTGTTTGATAATATCCCAATCACCAGCGCCGACAATCCAACGGCTAATATTATCCTGAAAAACCCCCAAAAATTACATCAACTATCCACATTAGAAACAATTTTACAACTACTGTTAATCTTAATCAAACACAAAGATGCTTCTACTGCTTTATTTTTGCAGGGCATGGTTAATTGGGCGTTTTGGGTTGGTTTTGGGTTAggttaatttgaattttaatatttttgatcaTTACCGTATAGATTATTTTAAGTTCGAGTTATTTTGAATTTAGATAATTTAAGTTTATTCTTTAACTAGTTTAAGGTTTGGATATTTCAAGTTTAGTCATCAAGGTTTTTTAAGTTTAGATTAATTTGTTTCGGTTTAGATAATTTTGAATCTGAATCAATTTAGACTTAAATTATTTTGAGTCAGATCATTTATGGTTAGCTCATTTAAGTTTTCCCCTCAACTTCTTTAGAGTTGGGTAAATTTCGGCTTTGAGTCATTTAGTACTTGGGTCGTTCAAGTTTATAAACCGAGTATTTTAAGTAGGATTACTTAGGATTTGGACAATTCTAGTTTGATCGGATTGTTTCTCAGTTTGTCACTCAAGCTTTACTTGCTTGGATTATTTTGAGTTAAAAGGTTGAAAATTGAAATAAGTTCGGATGAGTTAATGGAGAGGATGGGAatcgaaaaaatataaaatgcgtAGACATACCAAGTGAAAATGAGACATGCGACAGAGAGTTGCCTGTTAGTGGAAGAGCTCTGAAACTCTTCTTGAGAACAAACACACATGCACCCGCCAAGCAGGTTAGCAAGTACGTGGGCTAGTGTCAGCAACGCTGCTGCACCCAACGCTAGCTTGAAAGCATCATGGCTCGGGTCTCTGCACTCAAATATCCACAGCCGTAGGTGCTTAACCTGTCAAAATCACAAACCAACCAAAAAACAGTATAAAAAATCCCCCTCAAATATTGCCCATGGAATCAAAATGCAGCAGTCTTTCAAGCCACCTTGTTTTGTGCAGCTTCAGCTTGGATGCCAAGTATCCCTGCTCCAACATCCATGCCCACAATCAAAAGACAAACCAAAACACCTGCAactttaaccatttttttttttggttctttagTTTATTATGAGAGAGCACTTGAAGATAGCCAATGGCAAGTTTGGTTGATTCGAAGGTGGGGGAGAAAGGGTTAAGCAGAGATATAAAGAGTGGTAAAGTTATCTAAAAGCATGTAAAAATGGGGATTAGCTGGTAATGGTATATGAAAGCCAAAAAAGTTTCTTTTGTCAAATACAGTGCTATGCTTTTTAGTGTTGCCTTTTTGCTTTGTCTTCTTTTAAATTTCTTACTTGTGTCTTGGATTCCTTTGATGGGGGGAAGAAAGAAAAGTAGGGTATAAATCAGCTCATACAGGACAGTGCCTTGGGCATCTATCAATGTCCCCCCGCCCCCCCCCCCCTTAATGTGTTCTTtgaatttttgacatttttcaaaGATCTTGTTCATCCtgtcagaaaaaagaaaaaaaggaaaatgatatgataatgggattttaaatttattgtatGCCATGAGGAATCGCTGATGGGAGAAACAATGTTCCTTGTTTATGATGctaattttgtaataaaaatcAAAAGCACGGGCCTTTACATCAACTTGTACGTTTTGGTTCAGTTTAATCGAAGACATTTTACAAGTTAAAAGTGATGTCAGGATATCGCTCCTCACTCAAAGGCTTATTGTCTTCAATGGTACATTGCAACTAAATGTCACGATTCATTTTCACCTGCAACGCATTGCGTCGGCTTTTAACCATTAAAGCTCAGTGTTTTGTCCACTAAAAGAACCCCTCACATATTTAAAAGTGATGTGAGCACATATTACAAAACCAAGTTTTAATACATAACTCATATGGGATTCGCTCCTTGGGAGCTTTTCAAGTACTTATAGCATCAACATGATGGTTGCAGTGTGGCACGTTTAGGAGGGAAAAGGTGAGATGGTTAGAATAATTGGATGTGATccatcaatttatatatatatataacacatataaacatatTAGCTGATGAAGAACTTGTGTTTTACTACAATAAAGCTCATGTTTCAGTTAAAGGAAAAAGTGGTATATGTGGGACTCCTGAGGAAGAAATAGGTAAAATATGATGGTGAGTTTGAGCTCAAAATCGGTGGAGCTCGGCTGTACCCCATATTTCAAGCCTTTGTTCACTGTATGCCTATTACCACATCTAGTTAATAAACAGTTTCACACAAGTCCAGCTATACTCGGGCAGCAAGGCTGCTAACATTTGGGTGGAACTAAAGCCCTTGTTTATAAACAGCCTCACCAAAAGcctaattatatctattatttaaaaaatatatatttattaaaaaattaaattttttattataaatagggatgatatttaattcatttgaatgatataaaaaattctttttattatttctctaTCTACTACTATTTTCGATTATTCTATAAAGAactattgtaattttttttatagaaattaattttttattatagtttaCTCATAGCTTGATAAGTTATTTTTGTCAATGCAAAAATTAAATACTCATTGAGTTTTATATTAAACGAAACACGTTAGcgaacaaaataaattaattataaataaacacatataaaGTAAGgatagaataatttatatttaatttatcaaatacgaaaaaaataattaaaattaaaatcaaataagagTTTAAATCAGGAGGAGGAATAGAGATTTTACGAAATGTCACCAGAATGTTCacgaagaagaaaaggaaaagtttTAAGAGCAACAGTGTTTCGGTAAGAGAAAAATATCATAACCTTGAGGCCATGGGTTCAAATCCCGTTCGCgtaacatttacatatttttgataaaaaaaactagACTTGACCCTATTAATTAGTCATTTTTTCTTTTAGGggagtgtatatatatactttcttcAGTTCATGGCGATTTTATCAAATTTCACTACTAAACCAATTAACAATCGAAATTATATAACAATTCAAACGTGCTTATCACTTAATTAAATTACAAGGACAACTTAGGCTAAAATATCTATAAGACCATTTAAGCCAAATTGGTTTAGACATTTCTCATCGCCTATATCGTGCGATTAGGTTTTGGACCTACACTTTTTGAACACAAGATAATATTACAAGCTTAGTTATACAACAATCTTTTAAGAGAgtttacatatataaatacatcTCACACTTAATATTTAACtaatgtgggatctaagcttttatttttcctctacaatatttccaagtagcttactttgattATCAATTTCTCATtaatcactcaaccattttgagcatataatATACCGTtataaaggtctcatggagtaaaatatgaaactataattttatgattcaattcTCCACCTTTATCTACTAAGAATTGCCTCAGTTCCCATAAAAACAAATTTTCCAATGTTTTATtatatcttcaaactcttttgcATATTAAGCATAGTGCGCAAATAGAACCTTAAAAATAGTAACTTCATTTATGCCTTGAAGCCTCTATCAAGTAATTATTCGTATTCTGTTCGTGtgttaaaaaaatttctcatcaatAATTCAGAAGTTTTGCACTCTGTAGCCTTACAAGCAACATTCAGTAAAAAGAAGAGGCAACCAAAAGTTGGCTCCTAAGTTTTTCGGGCCTTTCCCAATAGTGGCCAATGTAGGCAAGGTAGCTTACAGGTTGCAGTTACCTCAAGGGTCCAAAGTGCACCCCACTTTTCATGTTTCTCAACTCAAGGGAGTTGTTGTGCATCTAGTTGAGTTGCCTATAGTTGCATCTGATGGATGTATGGTGAAAGAATCTGCTCGGATTTCAGACGGAAGTGGGTGAAGTGAGGGAATAGTGCAGTTACAAAATCGTTGGTTGATTGGACTAATGCTTTTTCTGAGGATGCTACTTGGGAGAATTTTCATGATCTTCGGATGAAGTGTCCTTCTTTTCATCCTTCAGGACATGGATCGACTGGTGCAGGGGAATTAATGAAACGTGGCGTTTTGGGGTGAAATTTGTTATAGTTGGTTGTAACGGCTTTTAGCAACCTCATTCATTTCAGTTAAAGATAGAAGGAATGGAGGTGAAATCTCATTCTACCAGATTCATTCACTTGTCGTCTCCAAATTCTCTATTTTCTCTTCCTCTTTGAATTCTCTTCTTCTCAGTTTCTATCTTCTCTACTCTTTCAATTCTTCTTGTTTCAAAATAGTAAGTTTGTATAGTGCAATTTTTTTCTTGTATTTGGTGAAATTTAACTTCAGCTTTAAATTGCAAATATTGATGAAGTAGAACTTTCTTTCTTATAAAGTTCGTTTGTAAAAGATGTATAGTTAAAAGCTGTAGTATGTTTCGAGCCTTGTTCAGTGTATGCCTATTACCACATACAGTTACACACTGGTCCGGGTATACCCAGGCAGCAAGGCTGACCAACAGTTCCACCAAAAGCCATCTCTGCAACCGGCTTAATAGAATAGGTTAAAGTCACTGTTATTAAATACGGAACGACCCAGCAGTCGCATCAGTCGACCCATATTTTCAACAGACAAGATAATTTTCAACAGAACGTCTACAGAAAACCATAttcaaaataacaataaaaacttACTATTTTCGAAGTCTCAGACTTCAGACATGGAGTACAATATAGCAAGAACTGCTAGCAACCCTACCGAGTTTTTTTTTACTCTATATCCATACATTTAAAGAAACCTAAGAAGAGggctttaaaccttaaaccctcgACACTGTTAATAAAGGGAACAACTGCTTGACTAGACCGAAGTAATTAACAACGGTTTGCTTTTATGAAAACCATATAAACTTAGAGAAACTTAAGTTGGTATCCGCAACATTGCTGTGCTCTTCTATGAAACTTGCACCTCTAAGAAGTGACCTTCACTTGCTGAAGGTTCCGGTTGTTCGATGTTTTCATCATTGTGATCATCAGCTAGCTGAGTCCTATAATACGACGGCAAAACTCATTTCAGCGTTCATAAGTTTTGAGTTGACAATTTACAGTTTCATGGAACCATATGGAAAAGACAAAATTTTATACCTCTCTGTTCCTGAGCTTGCAGCTCCTTCAGCTGTTGAACCTGACATCTAAAAATCAAACATGGAAGGAATAATTACATGTAACAATAATTGGCTGTTTACAATAAACAGAAAATGCTTGAAATTGATTTAGATAGAGTCCTCCCTGTTTTATCCCCATTTTCTTTAAGTTACGTCAACATGATTTGGCTTTGCAGGTGAAACCTTTTGCTCAAGCAACTTTTTATTTTACAggttaaaaagaagaagaagaataagattGCTGATATTAGCCTTCATTAGACCAGGGGAAAAATGACCAGCGGAAATATAATATACTCACTTTCAACTTTTCAATTCGTAGAATTGCGTCCATAACAAATTGCTGGTGGAGATCAGCTTCAGAAATTGTGAGGATCTTTGTCATATCAGGATTATAAGACCTGTTAAAGAGAAACATATAAGAAACTATACCAAGTTGTCACAAGCAATAGTCAAGATTCCCAGctacaagaaaatatttaaaaaattgatgacCTCATCTTGTTCTCGGCTTCATTTTTTTTCCAGTTGAGATCAGCGAGTTTTCTCTCAAGAGCCTAAGAAAAAAAGAGCAAAACTGGAAAGTTATCGGAACTATCATCGTTAGGGAGCAAAAGACCGGCAAGTGAGTCAGAGTTTGTTTTAACTCTATGCTGCACATGCATTGCGTTAACAGCAGATAAATCATGTGAAAAAATAGAAAGAACGACTGTGAGATAGAAATAAATTAAAGCATAAAAAAGAATGTGCATGTTTGGAGCAAAAGACATGATACCTTCCTAATTTATCCAGTACTTCTGCTTCGTACTTCAAACGCTTCAAGCTTTCGTACAAGACCTGTAAGCACAAGTAATAGAAGGCAAAATAGGAAGATAAAAACAATCTCGAAAATTGGGGCAAAGGAGAAAAAAGAGAGACAGAGATATAGACTACCGCTTCATTTTCAAGAGGTTACAGAAATCAATATGGGGATAACCAGAGGCCGAAACACAGACAAGGACAATGCAAACATATTAGTAAACCCTCAGCTTAGCTGTTTGtgaaaatttctttatgaaacaaAAATAGCAAAGATCAAAAAGACACTCTTTATGTTCATCATTATGGTCCAAGTAACGAAGAAAGATATCCTGGACCCTATAGAAGGCATAAGAAAAATGTTATCACAAGATgcatttaaaacttaaaaaacacaagaacatagaaaaaaataacattattatcTATTAGAGATTCTTCATCAACCTTCCCTTGTGAGCAAAACTGGTAAATTGACCAGTAGGAGAAAACATCATGAGTCCAACATCTATATGATATAACATAGATAATTCAGCGGGCTGCTTGAGAACGCTTTCCCTACGTTTTACGTAAGTAATCCGCCAAGACCTAGAATTGCCACTTCTCTTCATCTTTTTAGCCAttatgaaaggaaattgagtaaTAAAATGGAAtaggaagaaattttattgtaGGTTACTAAGAGAAATGGAGTTTATAAAGATGAAAAGGGAAGCATATGCATTAAATTTTGGGGCCACTGAAGAAGGTAAAACAGGCATGGTGAAAAGTCCCTCAATCATAATCACTAAGGGGTTTTCTTAGGCACTGTAAAAACGCCGGAGAAAATTGTACCTATgccaaatataaatttaaatgatataaacctaaaattagaatttaactaaagcaaacataaaacaataTCATTAGAATGGTTTGAGGCTTTGATGGGTGTTGTCCAAAAAAGCAGCAATTGCGTTTGCCAACTGAAACCAACAGATTGACATGCTCCGCGTGGCATTTCCGTAATGAAACCGTACAAATCGTAAAAGAAGATTCGTTCTTAACGAAACAAGTACAGTTCAGCAGTTCGAAGGAATCCATGTTCGGTATCAATGATTAAAGGCAGGCAAGACATAATTTTCACCAAGAACTCCTATGACCACTTCGGTTTCGACAGTCCATTGTTCTAGAATGTCATTTCACATATCTCATCAACTCAGATAAACCTTCACCTAAAGATTGGACTTCCTCTTTACAACATTTGGCTAGTAACAGTTACATAGCGTTAAATAGCATTGAGAGAATCCAATTATGTAACCTCCTAGTTGAGTTGAGACCACTAATTAAAAACCATGTGTTACCAAATTAGCTCCATTATTAAGGACCTTAATTCTACATCAATATACTCATCTAAACAAACCATAGAATTTAATGAACAGGTATTTCATTAGTATAATAGTTTGTGCTATGACCATCCTATACTGGTGAAAGGACAAGCAGCAAACTGGAGAAGACCCATTATTCCAATGACTAAGATAATTCTTTTTTTGAACATCAAAATCTAATTGTGACCATCTCCATCAAACACAATCATCCATCTTTTTCATTGAATGAGATAGTTGTTTAACGCCGTTGCACATATAAAAGTACCATAAATCAGAAAAATTAAACGGAAATTGTTGAAACATGGAAcagaaattataattaaaaaaaatacagaaGATAAACACCAGAAAAAGGGAATATTTTCAGTAACTGACCCACCTACTGCAAATAATCAAAACAAGCGTTACACTTTGTCATTTCATAAAAAAGGAGCGTTAAAACTCACCATACCAGAAATCGagggagaaaagaagaagaaaaaaacagaTGTGGGATCCACAAAACTCCAAACAGTTCATCAATACAACTTTAAAGTCGGATACCCCATTTCCAGATTCCTTGAGTACATGAACTTTGCCCAGGGAGTAATTGGGTAATAAGGATTTACCAATGGCAATTTATCATCAGGGGGATGTAGCTCAGATGGTAGAGCGCTCGCTTAGCATGCGAGAGGTACGGGGATCGATACCCCGCATCTCCATTTCTGTTAATGACtccatttttgacattttatggttttgtattttaattttgaagttgAAACATGTCAGGCTTTGTATTCTTTACAGggttattataatttattcattctaattttatttttggaatttagtcttgtctagattttaaaatttagatccaattattaatattgataatttttttaatttaggtctAATTATTGACaccattaatttttttgattaaatttgttagtgtgacattttaaaattacaaaagaaTACTCACTTGGTAAGaatataactaaaaaatgacattataataaacgtgaatttaacaaaataatcttactaataatattaactgttgaacctaaattttgaaatataaaaaataaaaaaaaactaaattttttaaaataaaaatattaagactaaattctaatttcatcataaaaagaaaaaaaaaaccaaccgtTATACTACATgagaattttttttgtcaaaatagtGTGTAATATAAATTAAGTTTTGGAATTTGAGTTGGTAACTTTTactgtatattttttaaattttagatttttaattttgatataaatttaaatggtagtggttaaatttgtttgattaaattttattattaattattacttattaatttaatatttcttatttttttgaattttaaaattttaagtttgattGCAAACCATcgacattaattttttttttaaatttttgtcatAGTAATAATAGAACTCGATCaaaatatacttataaaaatatatgttgcAAACAAATAAGATTTAGATTGAATTAATAAAGTTAAAGATTTAAACAAAacgaattaaaatttaatttttaattttaaaaattcttaattgctatgctttttaatttttaatcaatgtTCAGttgaaacatttaaaatttattcattttttgaaaaaagttaATTTTCTATGCTTCTGTTGCGGTGCAGTTTTGGTGGAAAGTGGAAACTGTTTTTGCTTATTTATTAATTGGTTCAAGGTTGGTagcttatttttttttttaagctttagaatgtaaatatttatcaatttgAAGAAGTTTGTAAAAGATTGGTGTTTTTTTAATGCTTGTAAAATACTAGCCAGTTTttcaccaatatatatatatatatatactagccaGTTAATTCAAAGGTAATTTTCAATTGAGAATGGGTGACTTTCATATTATGGTAAGAAATTTATCTCTGACATGCCACTGCTTTTTGGTTTCAACTGCTGCAATCGATTCTTCTTATGCTTCCTTATGTTATGCCTGTGAATGTCACATTGTTTATGTGCTACACATTCCGTCTACAAACACCCAACTTCCATCGCTTTCTGCTTCTTCAAATCAAAAACAcaatcattttataaaatattaagaatCCATTTCCGAAATGAGCCACACAATCGAGCATTACACAGGACAGAATAGAAAAGAAATTCACATACATGACATTACTTGAAGGTTACTTCCAAAGAAAGTAATCTCCTGAGGCTTAGAGTGCCAAAAGCACCACTAACATAAGGCCAAACCCGAATCCGAGGCATATCCGGAAGCTGTTCGTGTTAGCTGATGAAGGAAGTGGTTGTTGTGAAAGATCGCTGCGAGAAGATGAGGTTCCAGGCGATTCGATTGAAGGAACGACATCAGAAGATAGACTGCCAGGAGCTGCTTCCGGGGTTTCTGTTGGCAAGGGAGAAGTTTCGGGGGCCAGATACACGGATGGTGGGAGAGAAGGCGAGGTTTCTGGAGCTATTTCCGGGGTTTCCATTGGCATGGGAGAAGTTTCGGGAGCTGGATACACGGATGGTGGGAAAGAAGGCGAAGTTTCCGGAGCCAATTCCGGAGTTTCGGCTGGCGAGGGAGAAGTTTCCGGAGCTGGAGAGGCCGAGGGTGGGTCTGTAGGAGATGTTGCTAGTGTGTCTATCTCAATTTGCATCCCTTCGCTACAATGTCCAGGCGTTCCACATATGAAGTACCGTTTCCCTGGGGAAGTGAGAGGTACAACTGTGTTGCCGTCCGTATAAGTTCGAATCGGGCTACTCGTCTGGCACGAATCATAGTCCGCCTTTGTAACTTCAACCAAATCGTGGTTCGGAGTATACTGAAAAGCTGCAGATAAATAACCGGTATATCAACTCGAAGATCAATTTTAAAGCACCATAACAGCATGTAATACACA carries:
- the LOC121212272 gene encoding agamous-like MADS-box protein AGL104 — translated: MAKKMKRSGNSRSWRITYVKRRESVLKQPAELSMLYHIDVGLMMFSPTGQFTSFAHKGRVQDIFLRYLDHNDEHKECLFDLCYFCFIKKFSQTAKLRVLYESLKRLKYEAEVLDKLGRYHHRVKTNSDSLAGLLLPNDDSSDNFPVLLFFS
- the LOC107894935 gene encoding uncharacterized protein, whose amino-acid sequence is MVKVAGVLVCLLIVGMDVGAGILGIQAEAAQNKVKHLRLWIFECRDPSHDAFKLALGAAALLTLAHVLANLLGGCMCVCSQEEFQSSSTNRQLSVACLIFTWIILAVGLSALVIGILSNNKSKGSCGLTHHHFLSIGGILCFVHGLFSVAYYVSATAASDEGK
- the LOC107894936 gene encoding uclacyanin 1 → MARTLVCLAATAMLVQLAMAANYTVGGANGGWDSSTDLQTWAASQKFAVGDNLTFQYTPNHDLVEVTKADYDSCQTSSPIRTYTDGNTVVPLTSPGKRYFICGTPGHCSEGMQIEIDTLATSPTDPPSASPAPETSPSPAETPELAPETSPSFPPSVYPAPETSPMPMETPEIAPETSPSLPPSVYLAPETSPLPTETPEAAPGSLSSDVVPSIESPGTSSSRSDLSQQPLPSSANTNSFRICLGFGFGLMLVVLLAL